Proteins co-encoded in one Cataglyphis hispanica isolate Lineage 1 chromosome 4, ULB_Chis1_1.0, whole genome shotgun sequence genomic window:
- the LOC126849327 gene encoding methyl-CpG-binding domain protein 3: MNMSVEKKKYPSALPINWHTREEPSRKSQNQLTSTGKDYYYGRARNDSSLVPPIRQTASIFKQPVTIYKTQEGKVKDIKHGIQEKPKQEGADKTDGKYGSQDKPKQLFWEKRLEGLRACDSDGYEFDGMDLPKNLKPVGPYITEETLLQSVATALHVSTQPVTGQTGSKMALEKNPGVFLNPDQPLVQAVSIADEDIKRQEDRVAIARKKLQDALRAIQT; the protein is encoded by the exons ATGAATATGTCCGTGGAGAAGAAGAAATATCCTTCGGCGTTGCCAATTAATTGGCACACACGAGAAGAACCGTCGAGGAAGAGCCAGAATCAGTTGACATCTACGGGCAAGGATTATTATTATGG ccgGGCTAGAAATGACTCATCATTGGTGCCACCGATCAGACAAACAGCATCGATTTTTAAGCAACCAGtgacaatttataaaacacaGGAAGGAAAAGTGAAAGATATTAAACATGGCATTCAAGAGAAACCAAAACAA GAAGGAGCCGATAAAACTGATGGCAAATATGGCTCCCAAGATAAGCCTAAACAG CTTTTCTGGGAAAAACGTTTAGAAGGTTTGCGAGCCTGCGACTCTGATGGCTATGAATTTGATGGAATGGATTTGCCAAAGAACTTAAAACCTGTGGGACCATATATCACAGAAGAAACTTTGCTTCAAAGTGTGGCCACTGCCTTACATGTATCCACTCAACCAGTTACAGGACAAACGGGATCGAAAATGGCTTTGGAGAAGAATCCTGGAGTGTTTCTCAATCCTGATCAACCACTTGTACAG GCGGTCTCGATAGCGGATGAAGATATAAAGAGGCAAGAAGATCGAGTGGCTATTGCGAGAAAAAAGTTACAAGACGCCTTACGTGCTATTCAAACTTAA